In Mytilus galloprovincialis chromosome 1, xbMytGall1.hap1.1, whole genome shotgun sequence, the following are encoded in one genomic region:
- the LOC143045033 gene encoding pyruvate dehydrogenase E1 component subunit beta, mitochondrial-like isoform X1 → MADWWKTTADNILKVPLKSFNKQFSTTTVRAGSQLTVRDALNAAIDEEIKRDDKVFLLGEEVALYDGAYKVSRGLHKTYGDKRVIDTPITEMGFAGIAVGAAMAGLKPICEFMTFNFSMQAIDQVINSAAKTFYMSAGQVPVPIVFRGPNGAAAGVGAQHSQCFASWYSTCPGLKVLSPFSSEDCKGLLKAAIRDPNPVVFLENEIMYGTSFDMSDEAMSEDFVIPIGKAKIERQGNHITLVSHSRYVGHCLEAANELAGQGVECEVINLRSIRPMDEETIVKSVMKTNHLVTVEGGWPQCGIGSEICARVIESQAFNYLDAPVLRVTGADLPTPYAKQLEDNSFPQTHNIVGAVKKSLNIS, encoded by the exons ATGGCAGATTGGTGGAAAACAACGGCTGACAATATTCTG AAAGTGCCATTGAAAAGTTTCAATAAACAGTTTTCCACAACGACAGTTAGAGCTGGATCTCAG TTAACTGTCAGGGATGCCTTGAATGCTGCTATAGATGAAGAAATCAAAAGAGATGATAAAGTTTTTCTATTGGGAGAGGAAGTTGCATTGTATGATGGTGCCTACAAG GTTAGCAGAGGATTACACAAGACATATGGAGACAAGAGAGTAATAGATACTCCTATTACTGAg ATGGGTTTTGCTGGTATTGCAGTAGGAGCAGCTATG gcaGGCTTGAAACCAATATGTGAATTCATGACATTTAATTTCTCCATGCAAGCAATAGATCAG GTGATCAACTCAGCAGCTAAAACATTTTATATGTCAGCAGGGCAG GTTCCAGTCCCTATTGTCTTTCGAGGACCAAATGGAGCTGCAGCTGGTGTTGGAGCCCAACATTCACAGTGCTTTGCTTCATGGTACAGTACTTGTCCAGGACTAAAAGTTTTATCCCCATTCTCTTCAGAAGATTGTAAAGGGTTATTAAAAGCAGCAATTAGAGATCCCAACCCAG TTGTATTTTTAGAGAATGAGATTATGTATGGAACATCATTTGACATGTCTGATGAAGCTATGTCAGAAGATTTCGTTATTCCTATAGGAAAAGCTAAAATAGAAAGACAAG GTAACCACATAACATTAGTATCACACAGTAGATATGTAGGACATTGTTTAGAGGCGGCCAATGAATTAGCAGGACAAGGTGTGGAATGTgag GTTATAAATTTAAGATCAATTCGTCCAATGGATGAAGAAACAATTGTAAAATCAGTGATGAAAACAAACCATTTAGTAACCGTGGAGGGTGGATGGCCTCAGTGTGGAATTGGATCTGAAATATGTGCCAGAGTGATAGAAA gTCAAGCCTTTAACTACCTTGATGCACCTGTATTACGTGTTACAGGAGCAGACCTACCTACACCATATGCCAAACAGTTAGAAGATAATTCATTTCCTCAAACTCATAACATTGTTGGAGCAGTTAAAAAGTCGCTGAATATATCCTAA
- the LOC143045033 gene encoding pyruvate dehydrogenase E1 component subunit beta, mitochondrial-like isoform X2 — MASAVVQRIVRKVPLKSFNKQFSTTTVRAGSQLTVRDALNAAIDEEIKRDDKVFLLGEEVALYDGAYKVSRGLHKTYGDKRVIDTPITEMGFAGIAVGAAMAGLKPICEFMTFNFSMQAIDQVINSAAKTFYMSAGQVPVPIVFRGPNGAAAGVGAQHSQCFASWYSTCPGLKVLSPFSSEDCKGLLKAAIRDPNPVVFLENEIMYGTSFDMSDEAMSEDFVIPIGKAKIERQGNHITLVSHSRYVGHCLEAANELAGQGVECEVINLRSIRPMDEETIVKSVMKTNHLVTVEGGWPQCGIGSEICARVIESQAFNYLDAPVLRVTGADLPTPYAKQLEDNSFPQTHNIVGAVKKSLNIS; from the exons ATGGCATCCGCTGTAGTTCAACGAATTGTGCGA AAAGTGCCATTGAAAAGTTTCAATAAACAGTTTTCCACAACGACAGTTAGAGCTGGATCTCAG TTAACTGTCAGGGATGCCTTGAATGCTGCTATAGATGAAGAAATCAAAAGAGATGATAAAGTTTTTCTATTGGGAGAGGAAGTTGCATTGTATGATGGTGCCTACAAG GTTAGCAGAGGATTACACAAGACATATGGAGACAAGAGAGTAATAGATACTCCTATTACTGAg ATGGGTTTTGCTGGTATTGCAGTAGGAGCAGCTATG gcaGGCTTGAAACCAATATGTGAATTCATGACATTTAATTTCTCCATGCAAGCAATAGATCAG GTGATCAACTCAGCAGCTAAAACATTTTATATGTCAGCAGGGCAG GTTCCAGTCCCTATTGTCTTTCGAGGACCAAATGGAGCTGCAGCTGGTGTTGGAGCCCAACATTCACAGTGCTTTGCTTCATGGTACAGTACTTGTCCAGGACTAAAAGTTTTATCCCCATTCTCTTCAGAAGATTGTAAAGGGTTATTAAAAGCAGCAATTAGAGATCCCAACCCAG TTGTATTTTTAGAGAATGAGATTATGTATGGAACATCATTTGACATGTCTGATGAAGCTATGTCAGAAGATTTCGTTATTCCTATAGGAAAAGCTAAAATAGAAAGACAAG GTAACCACATAACATTAGTATCACACAGTAGATATGTAGGACATTGTTTAGAGGCGGCCAATGAATTAGCAGGACAAGGTGTGGAATGTgag GTTATAAATTTAAGATCAATTCGTCCAATGGATGAAGAAACAATTGTAAAATCAGTGATGAAAACAAACCATTTAGTAACCGTGGAGGGTGGATGGCCTCAGTGTGGAATTGGATCTGAAATATGTGCCAGAGTGATAGAAA gTCAAGCCTTTAACTACCTTGATGCACCTGTATTACGTGTTACAGGAGCAGACCTACCTACACCATATGCCAAACAGTTAGAAGATAATTCATTTCCTCAAACTCATAACATTGTTGGAGCAGTTAAAAAGTCGCTGAATATATCCTAA